Proteins encoded within one genomic window of Oryza brachyantha chromosome 7, ObraRS2, whole genome shotgun sequence:
- the LOC102702865 gene encoding probable GTP-binding protein OBGC1, chloroplastic: MAPAAAAAAAFPFRLFSAEARRNTKGSRGKRGSARPIKPPPPPPPPPRRPSASSGAVGGVGATTFTRLPLRDAPASLEVTLDRFPTSNPEPRAPAFTRRSEERLGDEEEEDEDEDEVEFGLRGATTFARLPLRGSPDGGDLAIGKFDAGLATQGGPKSRSISRQMVEHLDDVEDEDELEEEEEEDEEEQVVSRLDIFEGAKGREARVFLPDEDDDDDVVVFDPDYDGDSDDEGFGAVTLAQSPPGDAIAVAELEELHYNVDEEEGDDDGEVIVFHPGYDEEEEDDDVFEDNGDDYEDKEGEEEGETKEKGVPAVMRCFDTAKIFAKAGDGGNGVVAFRREKYVPFGGPSGGDGGRGGNVYVEVDGEMNSLLPFRNSVHFRAGRGAHGQGRQQAGAKGEDVVVKVPPGTVVRSSAGDVELLELMKPGQRALLLPGGRGGRGNAAFKSGTNKAPRIAEKGEKGPEMWLDLELKLVADVGIVGAPNAGKSTLLSAISAAKPTIANYPFTTLLPNLGVVSLDFDVTMVVADLPGLLEGAHRGYGLGHEFLRHSERCSVLIHVVDGSGEQPEYEFEAVRLELELFSPSLVDKPYIVVYNKMDLPEASERWNKFQEKLQAEGIEPYCISAMNRQGTQDVVHAAYKILQKERQRMKDDEEWIGPENLNHVADAIKRVRRAPMNEFEIFHDKGTRTWNVTGAGIERFVQMTNWQYSESLKRFQHALEACGVNKALIKRGVKEGDTVVVGEMEMIWTDGPNKTSSSKTMNSKDDSVRWPEFG; encoded by the exons atggcgccggccgccgccgccgccgccgccttccccttCCGCCTCTTCTCCGCCGAGGCTCGCCGCAACACCAAGGGCTCCCGGGGCAAGCGGGGCTCCGCCAGGCCAATCAAgccgccccctcctcctcctcctcctccacgacgTCCGTCTGCGTCGTCGGGTGCTGTGGGTGGcgtcggcgccaccaccttcaCTAGGCTGCCGCTCCGCGACGCCCCCGCGTCGCTGGAGGTGACGTTGGACCGGTTCCCCACCTCCAATCCCGAGCCCCGAGCTCCCGCCTTCACTCGCCGAAGTGAAGAGCGGTtgggcgacgaggaggaggaggatgaggatgaGGATGAGGTGGAGTTCGGCCTCCGTGGGGCTACCACGTTTGCTCGGCTCCCTCTGCGGGGCTCCCCCGACGGCGGTGATCTCGCCATTGGGAAATTCGATGCTGGCTTGGCCACTCAGGGGGGCCCGAAGAGTCGCTCCATTTCACGTCAAATGGTCGAACACCTTGACGACGtagaggacgaggacgagttggaggaagaggaagaggaagatgagGAGGAGCAAGTTGTCAGCCGCTTGGACATCTTCGAGGGAGCAAAAGGCAGGGAAGCTCGGGTTTTCTTACCCGACGAGGACGATGACGATGACGTCGTGGTGTTCGACCCGGACTacgacggcgacagcgacgacgagggatTCGGCGCTGTTACTCTTGCGCAGAGTCCACCGGgcgacgccatcgccgtcgcggagcTGGAAGAGCTACACTACAACGTtgacgaggaggagggcgacgacgacggtgaggtTATAGTGTTCCACCCAGGctacgacgaggaggaggaagatgacgACGTGTTCGAGGACAACGGCGACGACTACGAGGACAAAGAGGGGGAAGAGGAAGGTGAGACGAAGGAGAAGGGTGTCCCCGCCGTGATGCGGTGCTTCGACACGGCGAAGATATTCGCAAAggcaggcgacggcgggaaCGGCGTGGTGGCATTCCGGCGAGAGAAGTACGTGCCGTTCGGGGGGccctccggcggcgacggcggccgcggcgggaaCGTGTACGTGGAGGTGGACGGGGAGATGAACTCGCTGCTGCCGTTCCGCAACTCGGTGCACTtccgcgccggccgcggcgcgcaCGGCCAGGGCAGGCAGCAGGCCGGGGCGAAGGGCGAGGACGTCGTGGTGAAGGTGCCGCCCGGAACGGTGGTGCGGTCTTCCGCCGGCGACGTGGAGCTGCTTGAGCTGATGAAGCCTGGCCAGCGCGCGCTGCTTCtccccggcggccgcggcggccgtggcaATGCCGCATTCAAGTCCGGCACAAACAAGGCGCCCAGGATCGCCGAGAAAGGGGAGAAAGGTCCAGAAAT GTGGCTAGATTTGGAGCTGAAGCTGGTTGCTGATGTGGGGATTGTTGGCGCCCCAAACGCTGGAAAGAGCACACTTTTGAGTGCTATTAGTGCAGCCAAGCCAACTATAGCCAATTACCCTTTTACGACATTATTACCGAATCTTGGAGTGGTCTCATTGGATTTTGATGTTACAATGGTAGTTGCTGATCTTCCTGGACTACTGGAAGGTGCTCATCGCGGATATGGCTTGGGCCATGAGTTTTTAAGGCATAGTGAGAGATGTTCAGTGTTG ATTCATGTTGTTGACGGCTCAGGAGAACAACCTGAATATGAGTTTGAGGCTGTCCGTTTGGAACTGGAGCTATTTAGCCCATCATTGGTTGACAAACCTTATATAGTGGTGTATAATAAGATGGACCTTCCAGAGGCATCTGAGAGATGGAATAAGTTTCAGGAAAAGCTACAGGCTGAAGGAATTGAGCCTTATTGCATTAGTGCAATGAATAGGCAAGGAACACAGGATGTTGTTCATGCTGCCTACAAGATTCTGCAGAAAGAGAGGCAAAGGATGAAAGATGATGAAG AATGGATCGGCCCTGAAAATCTGAATCACGTGGCTGATGCAATAAAAAGGGTAAGGAGGGCTCCCATGAAcgaatttgagatttttcatgATAAGGGCACGAGGACATGGAACGTTACTGGAGCTGGAATAGAACGTTTTGTTCAGATGACTAATTGGCA GTATTCAGAATCCTTGAAACGATTTCAGCATGCTTTAGAGGCATGTGGTGTCAACAAAGCTCTTATCAAACGTGGAGTTAAAGAAGGAGACACGGTAGTTGTTGGTGAG ATGGAAATGATTTGGACAGATGGGCCTAATAAGACCAGCTCATCAAAAACAATGAACTCGAAAGATGACTCTGTCAGATGGCCTGAATTCGGCTAG